A single region of the Thunnus maccoyii chromosome 10, fThuMac1.1, whole genome shotgun sequence genome encodes:
- the atp1a3b gene encoding sodium/potassium-transporting ATPase subunit alpha-3b isoform X2: MGDKDDRSPKKKKAGAKDMDDLKKEVPITEHKMSVEEVCRKFQTDIVQGLTNAKAAEFLIRDGPNALTPPPTTPEWVKFCRQLFGGFSILLWTGAILCFLAYAIQAATEDEPAGDNLYLGIVLTAVVIITGCFSYFQEAKSSKIMESFKNMVPQQALVIREGEKVQINAEEVVAGDLIEVKGGDRIPADIRVVSAHGCKVDNSSLTGESEPQNRSPDCTHDNPLETRNIAFFSTNCVEGTARGIVICTGDRTVMGRIATLTSGLETGKTPIAKEIEHFIHIITGVAVFLGVTFFILAIILGYSWLEAVIFLIGIIVANVPEGLLATVTVCLTLTAKRMAKKNCLVKNLEAVETLGSTSTICSDKTGTLTQNRMTVAHMWFDNQIHEADTTEDQSGASFDKSSVTWLSLARIAALCNRAQFKAGQDPVPILKRDVAGDASESALLKCIELSCGSVRMMREKNKKVAEIPFNSTNKYQLSVHETEDPNDNRYLLVMKGAPERILDRCSTIMLQGKEQPMDEEMKEAFQNAYMELGGLGERVLGFCHLMLPEDQYPKGFAFDTDDVNFQTDNLCFVGLMSMIDPPRAAVPDAVGKCRSAGIKVIMVTGDHPITAKAIAKGVGIISEGNETVEDIAARLNIPVSQVNPRDAKACVIHGTDLKDLSQDQMDDILRNHTEIVFARTSPQQKLIIVEGCQRQGAIVAVTGDGVNDSPALKKADIGVAMGISGSDVSKQAADMILLDDNFASIVTGVEEGRLIFDNLKKSIAYTLTSNIPEITPFLLFIIVNIPLPLGTITILCIDLGTDMVPAISLAYEAAESDIMKRQPRNPFRDKLVNERLISIAYGQIGMIQALGGFFSYFVILAENGFLPSRLVGIRLNWDDRTVNDLEDSYGQQWTYEQRKIVEFTCHTAFFVSIVVVQWADVIICKTRRNSVFQQGMKNKILIFGLFEETALAAFLSYCPGMDVALRMYPLKPSWWFCAFPYSFLIFVYDEVRKLLLRRNPGGWVEKETYY; the protein is encoded by the exons ATGGGG GACAAAGACGACCGATCccccaagaagaagaaggcggGAGCCAAGGATATGGATGACCTGAAGAAGGAAGTGCCCATT acgGAACACAAGATGTCCGTAGAGGAAGTATGCAGGAAATTCCAGACTGATATTGTCCAG GGATTGACCAATGCCAAGGCAGCAGAGTTTCTGATCAGGGATGGTCCCAATGCTCTCACCCCTCCTCCCACCACCCCAGAGTGGGTCAAGTTCTGTCGTCAGCTGTTTGGTGGATTCTCCATCCTGCTATGGACTGGCGCCATCCTCTGCTTCCTGGCCTACGCCATCCAGGCAGCCACTGAGGATGAACCTGCAGGAGACAAT TTGTACCTAGGTATTGTGCTCACAGCTGTCGTCATCATTACCGGTTGCTTCTCATACTTCCAAGAGGCCAAGAGTTCCAAAATCATGGAGTCTTTCAAGAACATGGTGCCTCAG CAAGCTTTGGTGATCCGTGAGGGTGAGAAGGTACAAATCAACGCTGAAGAAGTGGTGGCCGGAGATCTGATTGAAGTGAAGGGTGGAGACAGGATCCCTGCTGACATCCGGGTGGTTTCAGCTCATGGTTgcaag GTGGATAACTCCTCCCTAACAGGCGAATCGGAACCTCAGAACAGGTCACCTGACTGTACCCATGACAACCCCTTGGAGACCCGAAATATTGCTTTCTTCTCCACCAACTGTGTGGAAG GCACAGCACGTGGCATTGTAATCTGCACCGGAGATCGCACAGTCATGGGTCGCATTGCTACTCTGACCTCTGGCCTGGAGACCGGCAAAACCCCCATTGCTAAAGAGATTGAGCACTTCATCCACATCATCACAGGTGTGGCTGTCTTCCTGGGTGTCACGTTTTTCATCTTGGCCATCATTCTGGGTTACAGCTGGCTGGAGGCTGTCATCTTCCTCATCGGCATCATTGTGGCTAATGTGCCTGAAGGGCTGCTGGCCACAGTCACT GTGTGTCTGACCCTGACTGCCAAACGTATGGCTAAGAAAAACTGCCTGGTGAAGAACTTGGAGGCTGTGGAAACCTTGGGCTCCACCTCCACCATCTGCTCTGACAAGACAGGAACTCTGACCCAGAACAGGATGACTGTGGCCCACATGTGGTTTGACAACCAGATCCACGAGGCCGACACCACCGAGGATCAGTCTG GTGCCTCATTTGACAAGAGCTCAGTGACGTGGCTGTCTCTGGCTCGTATCGCTGCTCTGTGTAACCGCGCTCAGTTCAAAGCAGGACAAGATCCAGTGCCCATCCTTAAGCGTGACGTGGCTGGTGATGCCTCAGAGTCAGCCCTGCTGAAGTGTATCGAGCTGTCCTGTGGCTCAGTCAGGATGATGAGGGAAAAGAACAAGAAGGTGGCTGAGATCCCCTTCAACTCCACCAACAAATACCAG CTCTCGGTGCATGAGACAGAGGACCCCAATGACAACCGTTACCTGCTGGTGATGAAGGGAGCCCCTGAGAGGATCCTCGACCGTTGCTCCACTATCATGCTGCAGGGCAAGGAGCAGCCTATGGATGAGGAGATGAAGGAAGCCTTCCAGAATGCCTACATGGAACTGGGAGGACTGGGAGAGAGAGTTTTGG GTTTCTGCCACTTGATGCTGCCAGAGGACCAGTACCCGAAGGGCTTTGCCTTTGACACTGATGATGTCAACTTCCAGACAGACAACCTTTGCTTCGTTGGCCTCATGTCCATGATTGACCCTCCCCGTGCTGCTGTGCCTGACGCTGTTGGCAAATGCCGATCTGCTGGTATCAAG GTCATCATGGTTACTGGAGATCACCCAATCACAGCCAAGGCCATTGCCAAGGGTGTGGGCATCATCTCCGAGGGCAACGAGACAGTGGAGGACATTGCAGCTCGTCTCAACATTCCCGTCAGCCAGGTCAATCCCAG GGATGCCAAAGCCTGCGTGATCCACGGCACAGACCTAAAGGATCTGTCTCAGGATCAGATGGACGACATCTTGAGGAATCACACAGAAATTGTCTTTGCCAGGACCTCCCCACAGCAGAAGCTGATCATTGTTGAGGGTTGCCAGAGACAG GGTGCCATTGTGGCTGTGACAGGTGATGGTGTGAATGACTCTCCTGCCCTGAAAAAGGCTGACATTGGTGTTGCCATGGGAATCTCTGGCTCCGATGTGTCCAAACAGGCTGCTGACATGATCTTGCTGGATGACAACTTTGCCTCTATTGTCACTGGAGTGGAAGAAG GCCGCTTGATCTTTGATAACCTGAAGAAATCCATTGCCTACACCCTGACCAGCAACATCCCAGAGATCACCCCCTTCCTGCTGTTTATCATCGTCAACATTCCTCTGCCACTGGGAACCATCACCATCCTCTGTATTGACTTGGGAACTGACATG GTTCCAGCTATCTCACTGGCTTATGAAGCAGCTGAGAGCGACATCATGAAGCGTCAGCCCAGGAACCCATTCAGGGACAAGCTGGTGAATGAGAGGCTTATCAGCATTGCCTATGGACAAATTG gTATGATCCAGGCTCTGGGAGGCTTCTTCTCCTACTTTGTCATCTTGGCTGAAAATGGTTTCCTGCCCTCTCGACTTGTAGGCATCAGGCTCAATTGGGATGACCGCACAGTCAACGACCTGGAAGACAGCTATGGACAGCAATGG ACATATGAGCAGAGGAAGATTGTGGAGTTCACATGCCACACAGCCTTCTTCGTCAGTATTGTGGTAGTGCAATGGGCTGATGTCATTATCTGCAAGACCAGGCGTAACTCTGTGTTCCAGCAGGGCATGAA GAACAAGATCCTGATCTTTGGCCTGTTCGAAGAGACAGCCCTGGCTGCCTTCTTGTCCTACTGCCCAGGCATGGATGTGGCACTCAGGATGTACCCCCTAAA GCCTTCCTGGTGGTTTTGTGCATTCCCCTATAGTTTTCTCATCTTTGTTTATGATGAAGTTCGAAAACTTCTCCTCCGCCGGAACCCTGGAG GTTGGGTGGAAAAGGAGACATATTATTGA
- the atp1a3b gene encoding sodium/potassium-transporting ATPase subunit alpha-3b isoform X1 translates to MGYGRSDSYRVATTQDKDDRSPKKKKAGAKDMDDLKKEVPITEHKMSVEEVCRKFQTDIVQGLTNAKAAEFLIRDGPNALTPPPTTPEWVKFCRQLFGGFSILLWTGAILCFLAYAIQAATEDEPAGDNLYLGIVLTAVVIITGCFSYFQEAKSSKIMESFKNMVPQQALVIREGEKVQINAEEVVAGDLIEVKGGDRIPADIRVVSAHGCKVDNSSLTGESEPQNRSPDCTHDNPLETRNIAFFSTNCVEGTARGIVICTGDRTVMGRIATLTSGLETGKTPIAKEIEHFIHIITGVAVFLGVTFFILAIILGYSWLEAVIFLIGIIVANVPEGLLATVTVCLTLTAKRMAKKNCLVKNLEAVETLGSTSTICSDKTGTLTQNRMTVAHMWFDNQIHEADTTEDQSGASFDKSSVTWLSLARIAALCNRAQFKAGQDPVPILKRDVAGDASESALLKCIELSCGSVRMMREKNKKVAEIPFNSTNKYQLSVHETEDPNDNRYLLVMKGAPERILDRCSTIMLQGKEQPMDEEMKEAFQNAYMELGGLGERVLGFCHLMLPEDQYPKGFAFDTDDVNFQTDNLCFVGLMSMIDPPRAAVPDAVGKCRSAGIKVIMVTGDHPITAKAIAKGVGIISEGNETVEDIAARLNIPVSQVNPRDAKACVIHGTDLKDLSQDQMDDILRNHTEIVFARTSPQQKLIIVEGCQRQGAIVAVTGDGVNDSPALKKADIGVAMGISGSDVSKQAADMILLDDNFASIVTGVEEGRLIFDNLKKSIAYTLTSNIPEITPFLLFIIVNIPLPLGTITILCIDLGTDMVPAISLAYEAAESDIMKRQPRNPFRDKLVNERLISIAYGQIGMIQALGGFFSYFVILAENGFLPSRLVGIRLNWDDRTVNDLEDSYGQQWTYEQRKIVEFTCHTAFFVSIVVVQWADVIICKTRRNSVFQQGMKNKILIFGLFEETALAAFLSYCPGMDVALRMYPLKPSWWFCAFPYSFLIFVYDEVRKLLLRRNPGGWVEKETYY, encoded by the exons ATGGGG tatGGGCGGTCAGACAGTTACCGCGTTGCCACCACACAGGACAAAGACGACCGATCccccaagaagaagaaggcggGAGCCAAGGATATGGATGACCTGAAGAAGGAAGTGCCCATT acgGAACACAAGATGTCCGTAGAGGAAGTATGCAGGAAATTCCAGACTGATATTGTCCAG GGATTGACCAATGCCAAGGCAGCAGAGTTTCTGATCAGGGATGGTCCCAATGCTCTCACCCCTCCTCCCACCACCCCAGAGTGGGTCAAGTTCTGTCGTCAGCTGTTTGGTGGATTCTCCATCCTGCTATGGACTGGCGCCATCCTCTGCTTCCTGGCCTACGCCATCCAGGCAGCCACTGAGGATGAACCTGCAGGAGACAAT TTGTACCTAGGTATTGTGCTCACAGCTGTCGTCATCATTACCGGTTGCTTCTCATACTTCCAAGAGGCCAAGAGTTCCAAAATCATGGAGTCTTTCAAGAACATGGTGCCTCAG CAAGCTTTGGTGATCCGTGAGGGTGAGAAGGTACAAATCAACGCTGAAGAAGTGGTGGCCGGAGATCTGATTGAAGTGAAGGGTGGAGACAGGATCCCTGCTGACATCCGGGTGGTTTCAGCTCATGGTTgcaag GTGGATAACTCCTCCCTAACAGGCGAATCGGAACCTCAGAACAGGTCACCTGACTGTACCCATGACAACCCCTTGGAGACCCGAAATATTGCTTTCTTCTCCACCAACTGTGTGGAAG GCACAGCACGTGGCATTGTAATCTGCACCGGAGATCGCACAGTCATGGGTCGCATTGCTACTCTGACCTCTGGCCTGGAGACCGGCAAAACCCCCATTGCTAAAGAGATTGAGCACTTCATCCACATCATCACAGGTGTGGCTGTCTTCCTGGGTGTCACGTTTTTCATCTTGGCCATCATTCTGGGTTACAGCTGGCTGGAGGCTGTCATCTTCCTCATCGGCATCATTGTGGCTAATGTGCCTGAAGGGCTGCTGGCCACAGTCACT GTGTGTCTGACCCTGACTGCCAAACGTATGGCTAAGAAAAACTGCCTGGTGAAGAACTTGGAGGCTGTGGAAACCTTGGGCTCCACCTCCACCATCTGCTCTGACAAGACAGGAACTCTGACCCAGAACAGGATGACTGTGGCCCACATGTGGTTTGACAACCAGATCCACGAGGCCGACACCACCGAGGATCAGTCTG GTGCCTCATTTGACAAGAGCTCAGTGACGTGGCTGTCTCTGGCTCGTATCGCTGCTCTGTGTAACCGCGCTCAGTTCAAAGCAGGACAAGATCCAGTGCCCATCCTTAAGCGTGACGTGGCTGGTGATGCCTCAGAGTCAGCCCTGCTGAAGTGTATCGAGCTGTCCTGTGGCTCAGTCAGGATGATGAGGGAAAAGAACAAGAAGGTGGCTGAGATCCCCTTCAACTCCACCAACAAATACCAG CTCTCGGTGCATGAGACAGAGGACCCCAATGACAACCGTTACCTGCTGGTGATGAAGGGAGCCCCTGAGAGGATCCTCGACCGTTGCTCCACTATCATGCTGCAGGGCAAGGAGCAGCCTATGGATGAGGAGATGAAGGAAGCCTTCCAGAATGCCTACATGGAACTGGGAGGACTGGGAGAGAGAGTTTTGG GTTTCTGCCACTTGATGCTGCCAGAGGACCAGTACCCGAAGGGCTTTGCCTTTGACACTGATGATGTCAACTTCCAGACAGACAACCTTTGCTTCGTTGGCCTCATGTCCATGATTGACCCTCCCCGTGCTGCTGTGCCTGACGCTGTTGGCAAATGCCGATCTGCTGGTATCAAG GTCATCATGGTTACTGGAGATCACCCAATCACAGCCAAGGCCATTGCCAAGGGTGTGGGCATCATCTCCGAGGGCAACGAGACAGTGGAGGACATTGCAGCTCGTCTCAACATTCCCGTCAGCCAGGTCAATCCCAG GGATGCCAAAGCCTGCGTGATCCACGGCACAGACCTAAAGGATCTGTCTCAGGATCAGATGGACGACATCTTGAGGAATCACACAGAAATTGTCTTTGCCAGGACCTCCCCACAGCAGAAGCTGATCATTGTTGAGGGTTGCCAGAGACAG GGTGCCATTGTGGCTGTGACAGGTGATGGTGTGAATGACTCTCCTGCCCTGAAAAAGGCTGACATTGGTGTTGCCATGGGAATCTCTGGCTCCGATGTGTCCAAACAGGCTGCTGACATGATCTTGCTGGATGACAACTTTGCCTCTATTGTCACTGGAGTGGAAGAAG GCCGCTTGATCTTTGATAACCTGAAGAAATCCATTGCCTACACCCTGACCAGCAACATCCCAGAGATCACCCCCTTCCTGCTGTTTATCATCGTCAACATTCCTCTGCCACTGGGAACCATCACCATCCTCTGTATTGACTTGGGAACTGACATG GTTCCAGCTATCTCACTGGCTTATGAAGCAGCTGAGAGCGACATCATGAAGCGTCAGCCCAGGAACCCATTCAGGGACAAGCTGGTGAATGAGAGGCTTATCAGCATTGCCTATGGACAAATTG gTATGATCCAGGCTCTGGGAGGCTTCTTCTCCTACTTTGTCATCTTGGCTGAAAATGGTTTCCTGCCCTCTCGACTTGTAGGCATCAGGCTCAATTGGGATGACCGCACAGTCAACGACCTGGAAGACAGCTATGGACAGCAATGG ACATATGAGCAGAGGAAGATTGTGGAGTTCACATGCCACACAGCCTTCTTCGTCAGTATTGTGGTAGTGCAATGGGCTGATGTCATTATCTGCAAGACCAGGCGTAACTCTGTGTTCCAGCAGGGCATGAA GAACAAGATCCTGATCTTTGGCCTGTTCGAAGAGACAGCCCTGGCTGCCTTCTTGTCCTACTGCCCAGGCATGGATGTGGCACTCAGGATGTACCCCCTAAA GCCTTCCTGGTGGTTTTGTGCATTCCCCTATAGTTTTCTCATCTTTGTTTATGATGAAGTTCGAAAACTTCTCCTCCGCCGGAACCCTGGAG GTTGGGTGGAAAAGGAGACATATTATTGA
- the rabac1 gene encoding prenylated Rab acceptor protein 1: MPSGAPKGENCLVDMDSKAGDLFSAEDAHPTGTGGAGILAKLWLPKGFSASMAKEWIDRRRLSIRPWAGFVDQRKFSKPRNFGEFCQRVVKNVEIYNSNYTFIFLGLILYCIISSPMLLIALAVFAGAFYIIHLKSLESKLVVLGRELTVPHQMSLAGAVSLPVFWLAGAGAAVFWVLGATLFVIGSHAAFREVEGSDIEELMMEPV, encoded by the exons ATGCCATCTGGAGCTCCAAAGGGGGAGAACTGCCTTGTAGATATGGACAGCAAGGCCGGGGATCTGTTCAGTGCTGAGGATGCTCATCCAACTGGCACAGGAGGAGCTGGAATCTTGGCAAA GCTCTGGCTCCCCAAAGGCTTCTCAGCCAGTATGGCCAAAGAGTGGATTGACAGGCGCAGATTGTCCATTCGTCCATGGGCAGGCTTTGTGGACCAACGCAAGTTTTCGAAACCCCGCAACTTTGGGGAGTTTTGTCAGAGGGTGgtaaaaaatgtggaaatttACAACAGCAACTATACCTTCATCTTCCTGGGTCTCATCCTCTACTGCAT TATCAGCTCTCCCATGCTGTTGATTGCCTTGGCTGTGTTTGCTGGTGCCTTCTACATAATCCACCTCAAGTCTCTGGAGTCCAAACTGGTTGTCCTTG GCAGGGAGCTGACTGTCCCCCACCAGATGAGTCTGGCTGGAGCTGTCTCTCTACCGGTGTTCTGGTTggctggagctggagctgcagTCTTTTGGGTTCTGG GAGCGACACTGTTTGTGATTGGCTCTCATGCTGCGTTCCGCGAGGTGGAGGGATCCGACATAGAGGAGCTCATGATGGAGCCTGTGTGA